From Manduca sexta isolate Smith_Timp_Sample1 chromosome 21, JHU_Msex_v1.0, whole genome shotgun sequence, the proteins below share one genomic window:
- the LOC115454115 gene encoding uncharacterized protein LOC115454115: MASPIRWIAATSDDASYLAPIAVVGGEDNYCNDKQALWVIRAKYECDLIPGELNSQRHTAYVPSDGVAHAVKDIEVCCAPRDKIQWITAGNGEVPPLAVPGGKTASGETLYIGRAKEHKSLIPGKIQPSLGHLCVTFKGKEIAKKYYEVLCTVN, from the exons ATGGCATCAC CAATCCGCTGGATCGCAGCAACTTCAGACGATGCATCATACCTGGCTCCTATCGCAGTGGTGGGCGGGGAAGATAACTACTGCAACGACAAACAGGCCCTGTGGGTGATAAGGGCCAAGTACGAATGCGATCTAATCCCAGGCGAGCTGAATAGCCAACGCCATACCGCTTACGTCCCTTCGGATGGCGTCGCGCATGCAGTGAAAGACATTGAG GTCTGCTGCGCTCCTCGTGATAAGATTCAATGGATCACAGCGGGAAACGGTGAAGTGCCCCCCCTGGCTGTACCTGGTGGGAAGACGGCGTCAGGGGAGACGCTGTACATCGGCAGAGCAAAGGAACATAAGTCTCTGATACCTGGaaag atTCAGCCGAGCCTTGGACACTTGTGCGTGACGTTTAAAGGTAAAGAAATTGCAAAGAAATACTACGAAGTACTATGCACcgttaattaa
- the LOC119190110 gene encoding uncharacterized protein LOC119190110: protein MASTIHWIPTTSDDTSHLASIAVVGGEENYCNDKQALWVIRAQYEGDLIPGVLDTKRDTAYVPWNGEAHAVKDIEVCCASHDEIQWIPAGDGEVPPLAVPGGKTASGETLYIGRAWEQNSLIPGKIQPSLGHLYLPFKGKEVAKKYYEVLCTVH from the exons ATGGCATCAA CAATCCACTGGATCCCAACAACTTCAGACGATACATCACACCTAGCTTCTATCGCAGTGGTGGGCGGGGAAGAGAACTACTGCAACGACAAACAGGCCCTGTGGGTGATAAGGGCGCAGTACGAAGGAGATCTAATCCCAGGCGTACTGGATACCAAACGCGATACCGCTTACGTCCCTTGGAATGGCGAAGCGCATGCAGTGAAAGACATTGAG GTCTGCTGCGCTTCTCATGATGAGATTCAATGGATTCCAGCGGGGGACGGCGAAGTGCCCCCCCTGGCTGTACCTGGTGGGAAGACGGCATCAGGGGAGACGCTGTACATCGGCAGAGCATGGGAACAAAACTCTCTGATACCTGGGAAG atTCAGCCGAGCCTTGGACACTTGTACCTGCCGTTTAAAGGTAAAGAAGTTGCAAAGAAATACTACGAAGTACTGTGCACCGTTCATTAA